CGCAGGGGCAGGCGACCACGAGCAGCGCGAGGGCCTGGTAGACCCAGCCGCTCCAGTCCGGCAGCCCGAACAGCCAGGGCCCGATCGCGATCGACGCGGCGACCGCGAGGACGAACGGCGTGTAATAGCGGGCGAAGCGATCGACGAACTGCTGGATGGGCGCCCGGCGGGCCTGCGCTTCCTCGACCATGTGCACGATGCGCGCCAGGGCGCCGTCTTCCGCCTTGTTGACGACCCGGATCGCCATGGCGCCGAGGCCGTTGAGGCTGCCCGCGAACACGGCGTCTCCAGGTGCCTTCTCGACCGGCATGGATTCGCCCGTGAGGGCCGCCTGATCGACCGCCGATCTGCCCTCGACGACCTCGCCGTCAAGAGGGATGCGATCTCCGGGCCGCACGACGATCACGGCCCCCGGCTGCACCTCCTCCACCGGGCGGCGCAGTTCGCGGTGGCCTTCGCGCACCGTCGCCTGCGGGGGGGCGAGCGACAGCAGGCCCCGGAGCGCCGCGCGCGCCTTGTCCATCGTGGAGGCCGCCAGGGCGTTGCCGACCGCGAAGAGGAAGACCACCTCGGCCGCCTCTTCCCAGCGTCCGAGGCCGATGGCGCCCAGGACCGCGACGGTCATCAGGAAGTTGATGTCGAGCCCCCTGGAGGTCCGGAGGGCGACCAGGGCGGCCCGGGCCATGTAGAAGCCGCCGGCGGCGACGGCCGCGGCGAAGAAGACCCAGGCGGCGCCCGGGCTCAGGCGCTCGGCGGCCAGGCCGCCCACGAAGGCCAGCCCGGACGCGACCGTCGCGAACATCTTGCGCTTCGTCTTCCAAGACGAGCCGGTGCCGGCGGCGTCTTGCCGGCGAGCCTGGTAGCCCAGGGCGGCGACGGCCGCCGGGATGTCCGGCCTGGCGGTGCCTTGCTCGAACACCACCTCGAGTTTCGCCGCCCCGAAGTTGACGCGCGCCTCGCGCACGCCGGGCAAGGCGCTCACGTGCTGCTCGACGTGCACGGCACAGTCGCCGCAATCGAGGCCGTCCAGCGCATACTCGGCGCGGAGGCCCGCGGTGAGCGCCCGCGCCTGCTTGGTACCGTAGCCCATCTCGGAGATCGTGCGCAGGATTCGCGCCTCGTCGATCGCTTCGGGCTGGAACACGACCTCGAGGCGGGCGGCGGCGAACTGGGCGCCAGCCTCGACGACGCCGGGGAGGTGGGCGATGGCCCGCTCGAGCTGAGATGCGCAGTCGGCGCACTCCAGGCCCGTCAGCGTGTACGAGACCGTCCGGAGCGGCCGCGCGTGCTCGGGAATCACAGGGGCTCGCCCGCCTCCGGGGGCGGGGGATCGAAGTGCTCGGCGTGGCGCCGCGCCTGCTCGAGCAGCGACAGGATGTGGTGATCGTCCAGGGCGTAGCGGATGGACTTCCCGTCGCGCCGGTGCCGAACGACGCCGGCCTGGCGCAGCGTGCGCAACTGGTGGGACACGGCCGAGTCGGTCATGCCGACCGTCGCGGCGAGCTCGCCGACGCTGAGCTCGCCGGCCTGGAGAACGGCCAGGAGTTGCAGCCGCGTGCCGTCTCCGAGCACCTTGAACAGGTCCACGAGGGCCGTGCTGACGTCCGGGGGGATCAACTGCCGGCGCGCTAGCGCCAGTTTCTCGCTGTCGGTGATCATTTGAACGCTTGCTCAAATGATACAGCTTCGAAGCGAACGCGGTCAAAACCGCAAGTTTCGCCAAAAGTTAGATACCGCTTAGCCGTCCCTTAACTGCCAGGC
This DNA window, taken from Candidatus Tanganyikabacteria bacterium, encodes the following:
- the cadA gene encoding cadmium-translocating P-type ATPase, whose product is MIPEHARPLRTVSYTLTGLECADCASQLERAIAHLPGVVEAGAQFAAARLEVVFQPEAIDEARILRTISEMGYGTKQARALTAGLRAEYALDGLDCGDCAVHVEQHVSALPGVREARVNFGAAKLEVVFEQGTARPDIPAAVAALGYQARRQDAAGTGSSWKTKRKMFATVASGLAFVGGLAAERLSPGAAWVFFAAAVAAGGFYMARAALVALRTSRGLDINFLMTVAVLGAIGLGRWEEAAEVVFLFAVGNALAASTMDKARAALRGLLSLAPPQATVREGHRELRRPVEEVQPGAVIVVRPGDRIPLDGEVVEGRSAVDQAALTGESMPVEKAPGDAVFAGSLNGLGAMAIRVVNKAEDGALARIVHMVEEAQARRAPIQQFVDRFARYYTPFVLAVAASIAIGPWLFGLPDWSGWVYQALALLVVACPCALVVSTPVAVAAALGAASRKGLLIKGGAYLEALGRVEAVAFDKTGTLTAGRPVVTDLVTTDGYRPDELLAIAAALEHRSEHPVAEAILRRHRDQTRAEPEDCCSGCRPESHLLVVDDFQAFPGRGVAGRLDGRRLFVGNPPFMVDQGVPIGAVGDTLEQWREAGMTPILVGESGRLLGLLAIADTPREEATEALRDLRAAGIRHIALLTGDHQAVAERIARDLGADEVVADLLPDAKVKAVQELLGRHERVAMVGDGINDAPALATSTVGVAMGVRGSDAALETADVVLMQDDLRLLAPAVRLGREALSIVKQNIAISLGIKAVLVALAIPQVLTLGMAVLGDVGTTLLVILNGMRLLRARALKAI
- a CDS encoding winged helix-turn-helix transcriptional regulator, with translation MITDSEKLALARRQLIPPDVSTALVDLFKVLGDGTRLQLLAVLQAGELSVGELAATVGMTDSAVSHQLRTLRQAGVVRHRRDGKSIRYALDDHHILSLLEQARRHAEHFDPPPPEAGEPL